Genomic DNA from Cloeon dipterum chromosome 3, ieCloDipt1.1, whole genome shotgun sequence:
gaaattttaattaacctgCAAGGATTATCAAAATGTCTGTTTGTTATTTCAGTACCTTTTTTAATACACACATTATATTATTAGggcgaaaattttattatataattggatttaaaatagTGTTACTTATTTCTCTTGCAAGTAGggtaaaatatgtattattgaTAGATGGCCTGGAATTCAATGTGCGTGGCTTAACATGCTTCTCAGGAGGCAATGtatttaatcaattcaattttatttctacacaAATACGTCATgtcataatatttataaaagtaattcaaaataacaaaaatatgacaCTTAATTTCGTTACTTTTTGGCTCTAATAGAATttccacatttaaaaatacattttaatctGTTCAACTTGCCTGGAAGACAATAGAAATTGTACAACAAAATGCGTAAGATTGCTTTCAATTTCGGAATCTAATATAGCCGGCTCTTTAAATCCCCGTGCCTGTtggaactttaaaaaaatattaaaaggtgGATTTCCCAGCCAAACTTTAAGCCCTTTAAACGTTCCTTGCCCGCCTATTAATTGTGAAAGAGAAACCTACTTATTTCTcaagtaaaatcaatttgtttacTATTTGACAGAATTTCTTACTACCTTTACACCCCACGACTGTTTCACAACCTCTCAACGAAAcatttcaaaaggaaaataaccCTGACGAGATAACAGGGATTAAAGTGCCACAGGCAAGAGCtgtatttaaacatttaaaaacccTCCAGTGGAGTCCTAGCCATTTGATAAGTGGTTTTATCACACCACAAGAAGGTAAACAAACGGGACCAGGGATCGGGGAAAAGGAACAATAGGCAACACGCGGTAACTCCGAATCTGAACCCCCAGGGAAAAAATTCCTAACGGGCTGCCGGGCatcgggaaaatattttcgggAGCAGCAGTCCCACGAAggcaatttttatcttttgataataaaaacggtaaatttttattaatttttcaaaatgtctgCCTTTTTTAGCACCGAGCAGTAAATAACCGAAAAATAGTCTGCTGTGTACTGTGTCAGAAAGCTTTTAAACGCTAATTAGATGGTACGAACGTCATAaaagcaaagagaaaaaaatccctATTCAACTCAAAGATCAAAAAGTATGTTGTGGGCATAACGacaaaaaaagcatttttggcTTGTTGCAGCGTGTGAAATGGATTTCATCATGtctcaaattttatcaaagaaaAGGAACTTTCGGAATTTccattgtttgttttgaatgtTATTGGTAAATATCGtacatttcataaattttgtatgcatTCCAAACTTATtacgaaattttgaaacaaattttctccgAGCTTCGGTgcaataatatgtattaatatttttttccccCAATTTTACTCTCCTTGTTTCAAGCAACAAAACACCGTCCTAACGTTGGAGTCGGGAAGTGAAGCAAGAAGCAATACAAGTGAAGTGACtcaactcaaatttaataatccacCTACGCAATCGCGTGTGTGTTGTCAGCTGTAAGAGTTGATTCTTCCTCCGACTTTGACTGTGTGTGCGTTGCGCGACGTTccctgattttaaattttcgtgtACCGATCACCGCCTGCAGCTCCTGCTCAGATAGTTCATCTTTCTACCACTAGCACCAGCCCTGGCACCAGCCGCATGTTTTGGTGGCGCTGCCGACGCTGATGCTTGATTGCGCATGCGTGTTGCAGCGCTAAGCAAGGCTGCGACGGGAACACAATGGATGTGGCCTGTTGtgaactgtttattttgtaacaatgtctttttaattagaaattccTCCGATTCTTGCTCATTTCTCTGTTCGCCGCCGAAGGTTATGCTCGTGCCGATATTCTGAAGTGTCATTCCGACCACTCCGAAGCAAAGAAAGTTAGTATGCGTACtggaatttacaatatttacacTCAGCAAGACGAGATTGGTCGAATAAGATGCATTTTTTGACACAATCTGCGTTATTTCCGATCGATCTGAACGCAGTCCCGATGCATTTCGTTCAGTGAGATGCAAGTGAGCTCTCTTCGGTCCATTTAAATCCGCTTTGAGCGATTTTTCAATCGAATCTTGACCGAGCGAGACCCGCCCCTGCTTTCTCCGTAATTTATCTAACCCACTTTCTGTCTCTCTGTGCCGATATAATGTTGTAAACTCTGCAGAAACTCGGCGCCAAGATGGACCAGATGTACGAGAAACGTCTGAACATGCTGACCCCCGTCCAGTCGCCTCAGTCGCCGCAGCAAACGTACCAGCGGGCGTTCACCTGTCCGACGAGGAACATCGCCGTGAGAAACCTGGAAAGGGAGTTCGGCTCGCCCAACGAAAACTCGTACATGAGCGGCGACGACAACGTGGACAGGTTCCGCGTCCAAGCGAGCTCTGTGGTGAATTCGTGGTCGAGCAGTTCGTTGGCGTTTGCCTCGAGATCGGCGCCGAATAAGGAAGTCTGCAGTGACCGATACATCCCTTACAGACAAGGCAACAACTGGGAGACTAAGTTTCCCATGATTTCTGTGAGTTTCTTTCGTGTTTTCCACAGAGTAATGATTGTGTTAATGGCTCGGTAAACATataatttgaatgtgattttaattttttatgttaaagaCGGGTAGAAACTCGAGTTAAAGTTCTGTTTGCCAGGTATGCAAGAAATTTGAGCAAAGTGCAGAGAAATattcgagtgtgtgtgtttgtgctgacaatgagctttAAATTTGCTTGCTTGAGGTCGACCCCGTTTCCTGTGTGAATGAAAACTTGGTGCGCATTGCAGTTAAACGTCTGCTTTAAATGACAATTCATGCTGTATGTACTTGTTGAATTTGCGACCGTTGACTgccttttaattattcacgCTAACCGTCAGCATTTAAATCACATTCAAATCAGGCGATTGGAATCACGATCGCCGCCTTGAATTATTCAtcgaaataatatattaagaCGGACGGGCcctttgttgttgttgttttgcaGGACGAATTAGCCAGCCACGATAACAACAGGAATAATCACAGTCCAAAGAAGAGCAAGGAGAGCGACGGCAGCAAAGACGGCGCAGCCTACTCGTGTCTCCTCAAAAATGAGCTGCTCGGCACAGAAATTGATGACGTGAAAGCACAGACTGACAATAAGAAGCAGACGGGGCCGACCGAAACCAACAACCTTTTTAGGGTGAGTTGAGTACTacctttgcaaaaattttgatgacaATATCTCTTGAcagacaaagaaaattatcctATAAAATGGCACAtgaatatttgcaatttgacTGGTCGTCAATATTACCgtcaaaatcttttaaataagaattaaaatgtgcGAAACCTGTCATGACGCAGGGGATaataaagttaataaatttatatagaaataaattgtacCAACGCTCGAGTAAAGCGTCCATCGGGATCAGGGAATTTTTCCGGGACAGGAATCCCGACAGGCAGTTCCAGGCATATTAAACTTCCAAATTTTGGTGGTCCATTGGACAGGattttttggcatttaaattttcaggtgacacttatatttatttgttttaacagtaattaaattccagGCTTGAAGCTCGGGAGTCCACCTTCTAATTTCGGAACTCGATTATCGAGGGCAACGAATAAATAGGGAACGctccattcccgagcttcaaatctgaaatttcacCATCTTTATTTTACAAGGAGTAATTTATTAAGCAAAAATAAGTGGCACGTACGTCAACTTTCAAGGCCAATATCCAATCGACCTTCAAATTCGCACCAGGGAatggaaacaataaaaagataattattaatttaaaaaataaaatttgacaccTTTTCCTCcacattaaattgttttgatggAATGACGAGCGATCCGGGATTTCTCTAAAAGTTATTTTACTGTTTCGGGAAAAAATCAGAACATTTTCCTGGGACTGGGCCAAACCCGGGAAAACAATTTCAGGAAAAGGAAAACTCgggacaaaaaaataattccgatGGATGCTTTACTTTGGAGGcgtaattgattttcaagtgcTAAAAAACTTGATCTATGAACTGTATTGCACCTAAAAATCACGGAGTTTATAatcacgaaataaatttttcgcctgtacaattaaaaaatttcctggaaaGCCAAATTTGGAAAGGAAAATCTCGAGTACTTGATACTGAATTGTAGCCCTTTCCTTGCGAGCTGAGAGCTGAcataaatttcaacttgaaatcgcttgatattaattaatgtgtGCTGTGTTTCAGTTTAAATCTCCGAGGAAGAACTTCCTCATCAGTGACAGCAACTCGCCGTACTCGCTCTACCCGGTCAGCCCAAAGAGCCAGAAGCTGTTGTGTTCGCCGCGAAAGGCGACTAGGAAAATCTCGCGCATCCCCTTCAAGGTGCTGGACGCGCCGGAGCTGCAGGACGACTTCTATCTCAATTTGGTCGACTGGTCGTCGCAGAACGTGCTGAGCGTCGGGCTCGGCAGCTGCGTCTACCTCTGGTCCGCCTTCACCAGTCAAGTCACCAGGCTCTGTGATCTCTCCAGCGACACAAACTCAATCACCTCCGTCGCTTGGAATCAAAGGGTAATTCCAATATTTCCCTTATTCCGCGCCGAGAATCGAATCTGattgttgttttttgtttttagggAAATTTAGTCGCCGTAGGAACAAATCACGGGTATGTTCAAATCTGGGACGTGGCGGCCAACAAGCAAATCAACAAGTTGCAAGGCCACTCGGCCCGAGTCGGTGCCCTCGCGTGGAACGGAGAGGTGCTCTCCTCCGGCAGCCGAGACCGCGTCATCCTGCAAAGAGACGTGCGCACGCCCAGCGTCATCCCTGAGAGAAAGTTGGTCGGGCACAGACAAGAGGTGCGCGTCTAAAATAGCGTTTTCCCTTTCATTCTCTGAACAAGGGCGTCTGATTCGCAGGTTTGCGGCCTCAAGTGGTCGCCAGACAACCAGTTCCTCGCTTCGGGTGGAAACGACAATCGACTGTACGTTTGGAACCTTCATTCCCTCCAACCAGTCCAAACCTACTCGGAGCATTTGGCAGCTGTAAAAGGTAGGCACACTCATTTAATTAACATATATACCGTctcttgatttaaattttaaaagctagCAGGCTTTTACAAAGAATTTTAAGATGGCAAAAAACTGTCGAAATATTGTTccacgtaaaatttaaaaatatggaaaacaATACCATTTCCTCAAATTTGATGGTTTTGGCAGTGCAAGGCGCTCTCAAGTTTGGTTCAATTGATGTCCAGCAACGATTGGAAGCCCAAAATATGGTCAAACttctttaaattcaaagcCCAATTAAAATGAACGCAGGACACCCTgccgaaataatttatataaaaacagAAATACGAAAGACAGttgaaagaattaattattaatgatcTGGTAGATTATTATGCGCCAGTGGATGATGTGCCATCTCTAAAgcgagaaaaacatttttcagaattaaaGTTTTCGTTCGTTGCAGCCCAAATCACATTAGAAATCGTCCTGGTGCCGGCAAAATTGCgaataaactcaattttccttgttgcaagaaaaggtcaacaaccatttaaaaattttaatattgagtttgttgaaatttgcgcaattttaccggcaCCAATACGAAACGagcttcatttaattttaattttcatggaTATTTCGTGAATTTAAATCTTCTCGCCGAGGGTCCGTGTTTAGCTCagaaaatcatataaattattaaaggaaaaaaggcAGTTTAACCGCAATTTTGTGTTGCATTTCAGCGATTGCCTGGTCTCCTCACCACCACGGTCTCTTGGCTTCGGGCGGCGGCACGGCCGACAGATGTATTAGATTTTGGAACACCCTGACTGGCCAGCCGATGCAGTGCGTCGACACTGGCTCGCAAGTTTGCAACCTGGCCTGGTCCAAGCACTCGTCAGAACTGGTAAAATGCCTGATTTTCCCATTAAATCGTTGGTTCAAGCCTTTCTCTACCTCGCGTCGCAGGTTAGCACACACGGATACTCGCAAAACCAGATCCTGGTGTGGAAGTACCCGAGCCTGACGCAGGTGGCCAAGCTGACCGGCCACTCGTACCGCGTGCTCTACTTGGCCATGTCCCCGGACGGAGAGGCCATCGTAACCGGCGCCGGGGACGAAACCCTCAGGTTCTGGAACGTTTTCAGCAAAGCGCGCTCGCAGAAGGTACGCTAGCTACATTCCTCTTGCCATGTTTTCAGTACTAAATTCGCTTTTGCCTCGCAGGAAAACAAATCCGTGCTTAGTCTGTTCAACAACATCCGATGAGTGCCCCCAAATTCCGTGAATTATCCACAGGAAACCAATATCACAAATGCTTTTTGGatgttttgcatatttttgcaacatcGAGTGATCTATCGCTGACCGTTTTTGCAATGATAACTTTTAGTTAAGTTGTATTGTACATTTGCTTCGCcacaaagagaaaaagataATCTTTATTTCCCTATTAAGTAGTGTTTATGTTCAATGAATTCTGTGATGTCTTCTTAAGGGTCCGAAGGCgagtcaattaaaaattgtaaataagttGTCTTCGAAATCCGAGGCAGAAGTTTGAAAAGCTGTTTGATTTCCGGGAGGTTGATTGTGTGAagtaagaattaaatttgtgtttgctAATTAATCTATGAATAGCTGTAATTTcgtaaaattaactaatttgatgattaaatttagagaaaatatataatatttaacgGGAATATGCTggtgtttctcttttttgtgTCGTTCCGTCTAATAGTATCCAAATGAATCAGTGCGACGTGTCTGGCCGGTTTGCACTGTTTGTTGTCGTTCTAAATTTGGACGCGTGAGACATTCGCACCACCCACTTGATTCTTTTGGATGCTGCTGAACATATTCTGGAAGCGTTCTCCTCGGAGACGTCACCGCTGGCGTTCTATTTAAAAACCACAAACCGCCTCCCCGAGTTCCATTCGCCGCTTCTAACTCGCTCAGTTGACAGCCAATCTTAACCGTGAGTAGACGAGTCAAAAAAGCAACTGCGGAgtctttgtaaaaattaatttggcttttGATCAGAGCATGTCGATGGTGCCGATGCTTTTCCGCGACTGGTGGGACGATTTCCAGCTGCCGCGCTCGCGCGTCTGGGACCACAGCAACTTCGGCATCGGCATGCACAGGGACGACCTGTTTCGCGCGCACGACAACGTCATGCGACCCTGGCGGCGGCCGCAGAGCGTCATCGTGCACCCCATCCAGACCGAAACGACCAGCACCGACAACTCGGTCTACAGTGCCGTCATCGACGTCACCCAGTTCACTCCAGCCGAGCTGAGCGTCAAGGTACGCAGCAAACGCACCACCGCAATTAACCAAAAGCTTTACACGGTTCGAATTTAAAGGTCCAGGGTGGAGCCGTCGTCGTGGAAGGCAAACACGAGGAACGAGCCGACGACCACGGATACATTTCCAGACACTTTGTCCGGCGTTACGTGCTGCCGGAGCAGTTCGACTTGGACCAGGTCAACTCCAGTCTCTCCTCGGACGGAATCCTCACCATTTCTGCACCCAAGAAGGTCAGTCCAGCAAAaactggaaataatattttcattctttcaattttatttatctgttGCAGACTTTGCCAGGCAGCGGTGAAAGAGTGGTGCTCATCCAGCAAACGGGAATTCCTGCAGTGAAGGCGGCAGCTACCACCACGTCTGAGCCGACAATCACGCACCCGCAAACACCCCAGCCGATTTAATCGcgataaatagtttttaatttaacttattcGGTGAATGTTGTGcgtccaaattaaaaagatttatttaatttacaatcgtgttattatcaatttaaaaattaatttaaaataggtttctgagtacaattttataaataattaaaattcaatcactTTCAACAttcacacaaaattaattatttcacatcttaaaacattttgtggaataaatttcaggGCTAGGAAAGGCAAAAGTAAGACAATTCTCGAGTTTGGACCCGCGTGGCCACTCGGCAGTCATCCTCTTGTCCCAATCTCCACCTTCATGGGCAGCTGACCTCGCCAGGTTGCGTCACAATAAGGGCCCGTGGGAAAATCCGCGCGTGTTGCTGCTAATTATTTCAACACCGCGCGTTAACTAGAAAATTCGCTCGCAATTTGAAAACTGTTAGATCGATTTTGGAAAGTCAAAGTTTTTCAGGCACGGCTGTGAGACCCATTTTGGCTCGAAAGTGggagttttgaaaaaattctaagGTTGCTATGACTGGCGACTGGCGGCAACAATGCGCACACGAGCGAGAGAGTGACACAACAAACGAGTTGTAGCGTAGCGTGTGGTAGTGAGTGTGTGCCTGTTGCTGGCTAAGGAGAGTAGAGTTATTGCTGGCAGCGAGCGGTCTACGCGCACGCTGATGGACTCTGCCCGTCATCGAGCGGCCCGGGAGGCGGCCACAGAAAACCGCGGCCGACGGCCACTTCGTTGACAGGCCGAATACCCGCATTTTAGGCAAGTAAACAATCCTATTTGTGTTTTGGGGGAGGTGAGAATTCGCGgccaagaattttttcaagttttcgTTTGTTTTCTCGCGAACTTCTTTTCGGACTGGAGGTTTTTCGGTCTCAATTTGACAATGCCGACGCGGCCGACACTGTGGCCGACTCGACAGCCGGCCGACGGACCGAATTCGCCGTTTTAACATTGGTTCCAATGGGCGGGATAGGTGACGCGGGTTAAGGTCAGATGCAGGTTAGAGACAGGTCAGAAAGAGGTACGGTATTGTTGCGACTGAACATTTTGGTAAATTCGCGAATTGCTTGACGGGTTTTGGTCTCATATTGACCAGTTCTACTCGGCCGAACCGCCGGCCGAATTCGACGCATGGTTTTAGGCAAAAATGTATACTGTGCCGCAAGACCAAGTTCATCGACCCTTGccattgttgttttaattttgtaacaacagtcactatatattttataattggatCTTATTGTTAGGCTCGGTTTTAAATAGCATCATTAGAACCGTTGATTAATTTGCGTCGAATATTGTGTCACCTAAATTAATAAGTTAAATcgcaattcaaaatttgcgaTACGTTCGAATCCCCTCAtttaaaacacaatatttttttttatgaaaaattgagaatgtgtagaaataaaaaaaagaatttcagtGCAGAGAATAAAAgcctttttttgtaatttattagtCTTCAGTTCTCGCatgcgaatttttaaatatttataattgtcAAAATGGCTAGAGCCAACAATAGAATGAAGCAGGGAGCGGTCATCGTCGCGCTGCTGCGGGTTTGCACGATGAAAGTGCGGATCTGCATGGGGTTGAGGGTGATGTTGGCCATGTCCTCGTTGGGGTCGGGTCGTGGCAGCTGCTGGCTCGTTGACTCCTCGCCTTCGATTTTAAACTCGAGCCTCACGTTGTCGCTGAGCCATTGGTTTCCGCCCAGGATCGTCTCTCCGATCGCCATCTCTTCGTTAATTCTGTCAATCAAGCCctaggaaaaataatattttccgattaaattaaactcgggaaattaaaatagaatggGCACCATGAGAGGGACGTTTATCGGCTGCGACAGTTCGGGGTCGTCGTTCTTTTCGAGGAAATGCTCAACTCGGACCAGCATGCCCTCGCCGTTCCACGGCTCCAAGGTCAAAAGGTTGACGTTCGGCGGTACCTCTCTCCTCAGCCCGGTGTACTGTcgcgaaattttatttttagaaaaatgctgATCCCTGAGTAATGAATAAACTGACGAAGGTGTTGTATTGTTCGCCCCACTGAGTGGGTGTGAGGTCGGTTGGCGTGATGAAAAGCCAGGGCGCGAGCACCATGCTGTCCCTGACGAGGCGTCTCGTTTTGTAAATCGAGGTCGGGTGCGCCTCCGTCTGGCCGAACAGCAGAATTTGCTTTCCTCGCGCCACGAGGCCCTCGCCGAAAGCAGTTTCATTCAAAGGCTCAGCAACACCTTTGTCGTCGTCAAACAGAAGACGGCGGTGAAGCTGGAATTgatgggaaattaaaattttaaaaagatgtCGCgcctttaaaatgaaaaaagaccAACCATGACTTCCAAGGTGCCGTTCTCAATACTTGAACCGCCCTGTGCTCTGTCGGTGATAATAGCGAGTTCTTCATTCTCCGAGTTTGCGGCGTGGTTTCTGATTGAAATGGAAGTGGTTATTGGGTAGTAATTTCCCGCAACGGGTTCGAAACTGGGGTCAAAGTCCCACGTAGGCCGGAGGTCTCTGTTTCTCTCCAGAATTTCTCGTCCATTCGAGTCGGTGTAGAATTTGCCGTTGGTCTCCCAGCCACTTaccgagaccaaatttataatttctttgcCGGTGTCGTCGCTAAAGAGgggaattattttcttcacaGAGAAGGGTAAAACAATTATGATTCGTTACTCAATTGGAATGGGCCCAACTGTCCATTCCAGCTCGACGTGGTTGACGCCCTTGTAAATCCTCGTCACTGAGCTCACCCATTCATTCCAGACTTGGTGAATTTCGCTCACCAACTCGCctatttacatttcaaattaaatattttcaagcgttgctccaataatttttggcaaacCTGAGTAGGTTTCAATTATTGGAGGCGAGCCAGACACTGGAATCTTTTGATTGTTGACTGGCCGGAAAATGTAGGCGCCGGACGCGCGTCTGTCGGCGCCGAGATTATCTCCTTCCACAGCTTCATAGTACTGGAAATCTTGGCTGACCGCGTAAGTTTTGTCCGCTGCGATGTCCCTCACGGACGAGAGGCGCTTCAGATCGGCATCAAAGGTGACTTCGATGACCTGTgttaaattggcaaattaaattttaagaaacaaattcaaatttaaaccatttatTACGTCATTTGCAATGACCAGCTCTTCAGAAGGCTGAGGCGGCGGCGAGGCcgtgtttgatttttcaactcGGTATGATTTGAAGCCGAGAGCAGGAAGGTTTTCAGCCTGGAAAAGCAATTCCTGCGTTGCTGAGCTCTGGCGACCAGGAATGCTTAGCACCGGCGTCGGAATTTTCAGCATTTGTGTGTCAATTAACACGCCTATAAACAATCTTCgtttaattaatgcatttaataatattctctCTTAATTACCAAGCTCATTACGGACTTGGTATTCAAAGTCCTGGACCGGGAGTCGGACGAACATTGAAGTCGCCTGCGCGAGAGGGTTGTACAGTGTTACCACGAATTTTTCCGCCTGCTCGGAAGTGTCGCACTTGCTGACGTTGGTGAAAAGACACGAGTGGAACTGCACCTCGGCCGAGCCTTCCTTCACCGTCAGTTTGCTAAATgcaatgaattgaataaaattgtccTCGCGCTCGGCATGAAAAAATGTACTTGAGTGCTTTGTCGGTCGTTTGGTGGCAATGCTCCATGCTCCTGTGCAGACGCAGGGCGTAGTCCTCGGCCACGTGTTGCTTTTCGGTGCCGGTGATCGCGTCGTGGTGCTGCATGATGCCCATCGCCTCGCGCAGCGAAGCCAAGTCCTCCCATTTTTCCTCGCGAAGATCAGCCAAAACAGTCAGTTGCTTGCACACCTGGTTTTCAATTATCGTTTACAATGAAGTGTAATTTATTGGACTTTGGTGGGAGCTAAAAGTACCTGAAGGAAGTTATTTCCTTTTCTCTCCATAAATTTGAGCGTGGGCCGCGAAGTGAAATAGCCGGTCCAGTAGCTGTAATCGTCGCTGGAATAGGGGAAAAAGTCGTCTTCTTTCGATGTCCACTCCTGGCCTGCGTCGTGCACCGCTTTCAGGTAGCACGAAGGTGTCGAGTACATCAGGTTGAGCTGCCCACCCTCTGCCTGCCTTTCGTTTGTGTACCTAAATAATGGCACCGCGAGTGggtaatttaacaaaaaggtTATCGCAGTGCTATTAATCGTCGCTTACTTTATCAGCCTGTCTAAATTGTTGTACCAATAGCTGGCTTGTTGATAGCTGAAATCTGTGCCCATCGTCACCAAAatgttgtttgttttcatGTAGGCGCTTTGCTTTTCAATGTAGGAGATGAAGCTGTCCACCTGGCGTGAAAAATTAGATCGgttttgattaattgaaaattttaatttactcttCTATCGACGTTATAGCCTGGGCTGTACAAATCGTCGATTATTGGCTCGTCGAAACACAAAATGTCGAAGCAGAAGCCACTAGGAGGGTAGTAGAAGTCGTGGTTGGCGCTCGTGAACAAGTACGACGCAGCGCCTTTTCGATTATCTCTCATTTTAGCGAcgaatttaattggaattctCTTTTCTCACCGTGATTGGCACTAGCCTTCCAGACAAGTTCCAGCTCTTTCTTGTCAAACCTGTTATTTTTGTCGGCCTGGTCGAGTCTTGCGAAGAAGAGTCCGTCGAAGCCCATCATGGCCATCATGGACGCCGTCTCCCTCGCGTGGCCGAACGGGTCGATTTGCCAGCCGATTTTCGGGCGCACGCAACTCGTGTTGAACATGTCGTCCAGAATCctgaaatacatataatacGCAACTtgtggcattttattttttaagggaCGGTGTCGGTGCGCACTTGAATCCCCACGTGAACTGGTCAATAATGGACTGGTAGTGGGTGACGGCCTCGTCGTGCATGGCCCAGCCGCCGCTGATGAACTCCAACTGTCCCGATTCGACCAGCGCCTCCACCTTTTCCCTGGTTTCTTGGTTTTGCTTATCCCACCATTGACGGAAGTAGGCGGTCTCGACGTAGATGAATCTAAAATGtccaaatttgaatatttaaaatttaaaatcagcctTTGAGGTGAAAATTCACCGTCTGGACGGATCCTTTGGCAGCTCTGCCACCACCGAGTCGATGATGTATTGCACGCCGACTTGCTGAATTGAGTTTCTGTCGCCGTAATAGTACTGATCCACGGTTTTCAGCCAGCCAACGTCGTCGTGCGTGTGTGCGATCAAATGCACGTTCATCAATCCGTCTTTTGGCACCGGACATGACtggaacattattttttttaaaaaaaggtcaCACATTGAATTTGTCTGTGTTATATTTaggtttgattttattttacatatttatccTATTATGGTTTTGCAGTTTGCGCCTTTTGTGCACCTTTCAGTgtaatgctatttttttattatcaaattgttttaaaataccgATTTAAAATACTCCAAAACCAATCAAACAGTCATTTGAACAAGAGGCAATTTAGTTTGCTATGCGGACACAACAgatctaataaaataatattaattggcAGGCGTAAAATCAGCTGAGAaagattatttacaaatattaatcaacGATTTATGTAAAtggattttcttgaaatatctccttgtaaaattaaaattttaaattggacgcGCATCGTCAAAAGCCGCCaaataagaataaaacaaatttccccGATGAGAATATCACACGCatataaaagtaaattttcgcTTGAAAGTATTCAGAATTTACCTGATAGCCGCAGGTGGCTTTGGGCATCGGCGAAGATGAGGCCAAGGTGACGCAAAAGGCCGCCACGAAAAATCTGTCAAGTGCTCCCATAGCTGACTGACTGCGCGTGTTATCATCC
This window encodes:
- the LOC135939195 gene encoding protein lethal(2)essential for life-like, which codes for MSMVPMLFRDWWDDFQLPRSRVWDHSNFGIGMHRDDLFRAHDNVMRPWRRPQSVIVHPIQTETTSTDNSVYSAVIDVTQFTPAELSVKVQGGAVVVEGKHEERADDHGYISRHFVRRYVLPEQFDLDQVNSSLSSDGILTISAPKKTLPGSGERVVLIQQTGIPAVKAAATTTSEPTITHPQTPQPI
- the LOC135939193 gene encoding lysosomal alpha-mannosidase-like; the protein is MGALDRFFVAAFCVTLASSSPMPKATCGYQSCPVPKDGLMNVHLIAHTHDDVGWLKTVDQYYYGDRNSIQQVGVQYIIDSVVAELPKDPSRRFIYVETAYFRQWWDKQNQETREKVEALVESGQLEFISGGWAMHDEAVTHYQSIIDQFTWGFKILDDMFNTSCVRPKIGWQIDPFGHARETASMMAMMGFDGLFFARLDQADKNNRFDKKELELVWKASANHGAASYLFTSANHDFYYPPSGFCFDILCFDEPIIDDLYSPGYNVDRRVDSFISYIEKQSAYMKTNNILVTMGTDFSYQQASYWYNNLDRLIKYTNERQAEGGQLNLMYSTPSCYLKAVHDAGQEWTSKEDDFFPYSSDDYSYWTGYFTSRPTLKFMERKGNNFLQVCKQLTVLADLREEKWEDLASLREAMGIMQHHDAITGTEKQHVAEDYALRLHRSMEHCHQTTDKALNKLTVKEGSAEVQFHSCLFTNVSKCDTSEQAEKFVVTLYNPLAQATSMFVRLPVQDFEYQVRNELGVLIDTQMLKIPTPVLSIPGRQSSATQELLFQAENLPALGFKSYRVEKSNTASPPPQPSEELVIANDVIEVTFDADLKRLSSVRDIAADKTYAVSQDFQYYEAVEGDNLGADRRASGAYIFRPVNNQKIPVSGSPPIIETYSGELVSEIHQVWNEWVSSVTRIYKGVNHVELEWTVGPIPIDDDTGKEIINLVSVSGWETNGKFYTDSNGREILERNRDLRPTWDFDPSFEPVAGNYYPITTSISIRNHAANSENEELAIITDRAQGGSSIENGTLEVMLHRRLLFDDDKGVAEPLNETAFGEGLVARGKQILLFGQTEAHPTSIYKTRRLVRDSMVLAPWLFITPTDLTPTQWGEQYNTFYTGLRREVPPNVNLLTLEPWNGEGMLVRVEHFLEKNDDPELSQPINVPLMGLIDRINEEMAIGETILGGNQWLSDNVRLEFKIEGEESTSQQLPRPDPNEDMANITLNPMQIRTFIVQTRSSATMTAPCFILLLALAILTIINI
- the fzr gene encoding fizzy-related protein homolog, whose amino-acid sequence is MDQMYEKRLNMLTPVQSPQSPQQTYQRAFTCPTRNIAVRNLEREFGSPNENSYMSGDDNVDRFRVQASSVVNSWSSSSLAFASRSAPNKEVCSDRYIPYRQGNNWETKFPMISDELASHDNNRNNHSPKKSKESDGSKDGAAYSCLLKNELLGTEIDDVKAQTDNKKQTGPTETNNLFRFKSPRKNFLISDSNSPYSLYPVSPKSQKLLCSPRKATRKISRIPFKVLDAPELQDDFYLNLVDWSSQNVLSVGLGSCVYLWSAFTSQVTRLCDLSSDTNSITSVAWNQRGNLVAVGTNHGYVQIWDVAANKQINKLQGHSARVGALAWNGEVLSSGSRDRVILQRDVRTPSVIPERKLVGHRQEVCGLKWSPDNQFLASGGNDNRLYVWNLHSLQPVQTYSEHLAAVKAIAWSPHHHGLLASGGGTADRCIRFWNTLTGQPMQCVDTGSQVCNLAWSKHSSELVSTHGYSQNQILVWKYPSLTQVAKLTGHSYRVLYLAMSPDGEAIVTGAGDETLRFWNVFSKARSQKENKSVLSLFNNIR